A window from Dehalobacter sp. DCA encodes these proteins:
- a CDS encoding glycosyl hydrolase family 18 protein codes for MITNLQFWDGYGSKAAYEKQLACVSGNLLKSIDILVPNFAGLLQADGSFGCVFTDPEIPKYLVALGQRSGTKVVPMVLGSGKSAGNMLRDPLKRSIFKESCLKLIRDTGADGILVDLEALPTDTGPGLTALMKDLYTQLSALEKLTLVSVMSRTSDTTEPWCVQYNYAELAGYADYVQIMSYDLHYATSAPGPIAPLGWVRKVMAYAVTRIPPSKILMGIPFYGRTWRQDGRRWLSKALGLSAATRTAEHFRAVSTRKASSSDPIGTPTFCYTDEHGHRWTMYYDDSRSWAAKLCLLKEFSLGGIGCWSLAWHDQTSAGQFAALLE; via the coding sequence ATGATAACTAACCTTCAGTTCTGGGATGGATACGGCAGTAAGGCAGCTTACGAGAAACAATTGGCCTGCGTTTCCGGCAATCTTCTGAAATCAATTGATATCTTAGTCCCGAATTTTGCAGGGCTGCTGCAGGCGGATGGCAGCTTTGGCTGTGTCTTCACCGATCCTGAAATACCGAAGTACCTGGTCGCTCTCGGACAGCGCAGCGGCACCAAAGTGGTTCCGATGGTCCTGGGCAGCGGTAAGTCTGCCGGGAATATGCTGCGTGATCCTCTGAAACGCAGTATTTTCAAGGAAAGCTGTCTGAAGCTCATCCGGGATACCGGAGCGGACGGAATTCTGGTCGATCTTGAAGCGCTCCCGACCGATACGGGTCCAGGACTTACCGCTTTAATGAAAGACCTCTATACGCAACTATCGGCCTTAGAAAAGCTCACGCTCGTCTCTGTGATGTCCCGGACTTCCGACACAACGGAGCCCTGGTGCGTTCAGTATAACTACGCCGAGCTAGCCGGATATGCCGACTACGTACAGATCATGTCCTACGACCTGCATTATGCAACCTCTGCGCCGGGTCCAATCGCACCGCTGGGCTGGGTGCGCAAGGTCATGGCTTATGCCGTTACGCGGATTCCTCCCTCAAAGATCCTGATGGGTATACCGTTTTACGGTAGAACCTGGCGGCAGGACGGTAGGCGCTGGTTATCCAAAGCGCTAGGTCTTTCCGCTGCCACGCGAACTGCTGAACACTTCCGTGCAGTAAGCACGAGAAAGGCCTCTTCCTCCGATCCCATCGGTACACCAACTTTTTGCTATACAGATGAACACGGTCATCGCTGGACCATGTACTACGATGATAGCCGGAGCTGGGCAGCTAAGCTCTGCCTGCTTAAAGAATTCAGCCTCGGAGGGATAGGCTGCTGGTCCCTGGCCTGGCACGACCAGACAAGCGCCGGGCAATTTGCGGCACTGCTGGAATAG
- a CDS encoding DegT/DnrJ/EryC1/StrS family aminotransferase, whose amino-acid sequence MSPRREQFLPYALPLIEDDDIEAVVDSLKSNWISKGPKTGKFEKRFAEYIGVKHAIALNSCTAGLHIALLAAGVGAGDEVITTAMTFAASSNVIIHCGATPVLVDIDPQTMNIDPAKIEEKITSKTKAIIPVHLAGLPCEMDKIMQIAKEYNLFVLEDAAHGTYTKYKDRMVGTIGDAAAFSFYATKNLATGEGGMVTTNDDELANKMRVLSLHGMSRNAWNRFSEKGSWYYEIEYPGYKYNMTDIQAAMGMTQLAKLESMQARREVIWQRYNEAFSKLPELEVPADFDYARHARHLYMIRLNLAKLTVNRAEVIELLKEENIGTSVHYIPLPYHPYYRDTYGYKPGDFPKTEALYERIISLPLYPRMSDADVQDVIEAVQRVIEKIRL is encoded by the coding sequence ATGAGTCCACGACGAGAACAGTTCCTTCCCTATGCGCTACCGCTTATTGAAGATGATGATATTGAAGCTGTTGTCGACAGCCTAAAATCAAATTGGATTTCCAAGGGTCCAAAGACCGGAAAATTTGAAAAGCGTTTTGCTGAATATATCGGCGTTAAACATGCCATTGCGCTGAATTCCTGTACTGCAGGACTGCACATAGCACTGCTTGCTGCCGGAGTAGGAGCGGGCGATGAGGTAATCACCACGGCGATGACGTTTGCAGCCTCATCAAATGTGATCATTCACTGCGGGGCAACTCCTGTTCTGGTGGATATTGACCCGCAAACCATGAATATCGATCCGGCAAAAATCGAAGAGAAGATAACATCTAAGACCAAGGCAATTATCCCGGTTCATCTTGCTGGGCTTCCGTGCGAGATGGATAAAATTATGCAGATTGCGAAAGAATACAACCTTTTTGTATTGGAAGATGCGGCCCACGGCACGTATACGAAGTATAAAGACAGAATGGTCGGCACGATCGGTGATGCGGCAGCCTTTTCGTTCTATGCGACGAAGAATCTGGCAACCGGAGAAGGCGGCATGGTGACGACCAACGATGATGAGCTTGCCAACAAGATGAGGGTTTTGAGCCTCCACGGCATGAGCCGGAATGCCTGGAACAGGTTTTCTGAAAAAGGCTCCTGGTATTATGAGATTGAATACCCGGGATATAAATACAATATGACGGATATTCAGGCTGCGATGGGGATGACCCAGCTGGCTAAACTGGAATCCATGCAGGCCAGAAGAGAAGTCATCTGGCAGCGTTATAACGAAGCTTTCAGCAAACTTCCAGAGCTTGAAGTTCCGGCCGATTTTGACTATGCCCGCCATGCCCGCCATCTGTATATGATCAGGCTGAATCTTGCTAAGCTTACGGTAAATCGTGCAGAAGTCATCGAGCTGCTTAAGGAAGAAAATATCGGCACCAGCGTTCACTATATTCCGCTTCCATATCATCCATATTACCGGGATACCTATGGCTACAAACCCGGAGATTTTCCAAAGACGGAAGCGCTTTACGAAAGAATTATTTCTCTGCCGCTTTATCCTAGAATGAGTGACGCCGATGTTCAGGATGTTATTGAAGCCGTACAGCGTGTTATTGAAAAGATCAGGTTATAA
- a CDS encoding cell wall-binding repeat-containing protein: protein MFKLKMNRHQKKQATSLVRKGIATLTLASFFTCSLFMGTGETPKSAYAADSSTTSFTRFAGETRYETAVEISSNNWTNASSVVLTRGDAFPDALAGAVLANSAVVGGGPLLLTESNRLRPEVLAEIQRLNASSVFILGGTGAISASVENALKANGLTTYRIQGNDRYETAANISTTSVESNTRAFLASGKVFADALSISSYAAANGIPLLLTDTQKVPMATLNALQKLGVTEITLIGGESAISASAANQLKTAGYTVSRLSDLDRYKTNVAILKGLPFNMDKMIVATGSSFPDALAGSVLAARNNNPILLVPKDEGALQNTPTTVYLGTNRANVSNFFFLGGFDVISTEVQNIVQIGSVNSKISLQFWDGYANKTTYENQLSYVPGDLSDYIDILVPNLAGAVQADGSFAYRFSSAETPKYLVTLGHSKGAQVVPMVMSSGSTADSVLQNATKRSTFVNSSLKLIAETNADGILVDMEALSESSEEGLTALMQDLYTRLHPQGKLVMVSVMSKTSETAQPWYDEYDYSDLAQYVDYVQIMSYDKHYSTSAPGPIAPLDWVREVIAYAVTEIPSEKILMGVPYYGRAWRTEGSGWVSKVFGWAVATQTADQFCATISRETTLTDPIGVPTFKYVDESGYSRTAYFDDRLSWGEKLDIMDEYNLGGIGGWSMGWINEVSTPELYPLLKERIK, encoded by the coding sequence ATGTTCAAGTTAAAAATGAATCGTCATCAAAAAAAGCAAGCGACAAGCCTGGTTAGAAAAGGAATAGCAACTCTGACCCTGGCTTCTTTCTTTACGTGCAGCCTGTTTATGGGGACAGGAGAAACGCCTAAATCTGCCTATGCTGCAGACAGCAGTACCACTTCCTTTACCCGTTTTGCCGGAGAAACCAGATATGAGACCGCAGTCGAAATATCTTCAAATAACTGGACCAATGCCAGCAGCGTCGTCCTGACCCGCGGAGATGCGTTTCCTGACGCCCTGGCCGGAGCTGTTCTGGCCAACAGTGCCGTAGTAGGCGGCGGGCCGCTGCTGCTGACCGAATCCAACCGGCTGCGCCCGGAAGTCCTTGCGGAAATCCAGCGGCTAAATGCTTCCTCGGTCTTTATTCTTGGCGGGACGGGAGCGATATCGGCAAGCGTGGAAAATGCGTTGAAAGCAAATGGCTTAACGACCTACCGGATTCAAGGAAATGATCGTTATGAAACAGCTGCTAATATTTCAACCACTTCTGTGGAAAGCAACACCCGGGCCTTTCTGGCTTCCGGCAAAGTCTTTGCTGACGCGCTCAGCATTTCTTCGTACGCAGCAGCCAATGGAATTCCACTCCTTCTGACCGATACGCAGAAAGTCCCCATGGCAACCCTGAATGCACTGCAGAAGCTCGGTGTCACGGAGATCACCTTGATCGGCGGTGAAAGCGCAATTAGCGCTTCGGCTGCAAATCAGCTCAAAACAGCCGGGTATACTGTCAGCAGGCTGAGTGATCTGGACCGCTACAAGACCAATGTGGCCATTCTGAAAGGCCTTCCTTTCAATATGGATAAGATGATCGTCGCGACAGGCAGCTCCTTTCCGGATGCGCTGGCAGGCTCTGTACTCGCTGCCAGGAATAATAATCCGATCCTGCTGGTTCCCAAAGACGAAGGTGCCTTGCAAAATACTCCGACGACCGTTTATCTTGGAACCAACAGAGCTAATGTGAGTAATTTCTTTTTTCTGGGCGGATTTGACGTGATTAGTACCGAAGTCCAGAACATTGTCCAGATTGGAAGCGTTAATTCAAAAATCTCGCTGCAGTTCTGGGACGGCTATGCTAATAAGACAACGTATGAGAACCAGCTGTCTTATGTTCCGGGTGATCTGTCGGACTATATCGATATTCTGGTTCCAAACCTTGCAGGAGCCGTTCAGGCCGACGGCAGCTTTGCCTACAGATTCAGCAGTGCCGAAACACCCAAGTATCTCGTTACTCTTGGCCACAGCAAAGGCGCCCAGGTTGTGCCGATGGTCATGAGCAGCGGCAGTACGGCTGATTCCGTGCTGCAGAACGCGACCAAACGCAGTACTTTTGTGAACAGTTCCCTCAAACTGATTGCGGAAACCAATGCCGACGGCATTCTGGTCGATATGGAAGCACTCTCCGAAAGCTCTGAAGAAGGCCTGACTGCCCTGATGCAGGATCTGTACACGCGGCTTCATCCGCAGGGGAAGCTGGTCATGGTCTCTGTCATGTCCAAAACCTCCGAGACCGCTCAACCCTGGTACGACGAGTACGATTACAGCGACCTTGCGCAGTATGTCGATTATGTCCAAATCATGTCCTATGACAAACATTATTCGACCTCCGCTCCCGGCCCGATCGCGCCATTGGATTGGGTCAGAGAAGTTATCGCTTATGCCGTGACTGAAATTCCTTCGGAGAAGATCCTGATGGGCGTCCCTTACTACGGAAGGGCCTGGAGAACGGAAGGAAGCGGGTGGGTATCCAAAGTTTTTGGCTGGGCAGTCGCTACGCAGACCGCAGACCAGTTCTGCGCAACCATCTCCAGAGAGACCACCCTGACGGACCCGATCGGCGTGCCAACCTTTAAATACGTTGATGAAAGCGGCTACAGCAGAACAGCCTATTTCGATGACCGGCTCAGCTGGGGAGAAAAATTGGATATCATGGACGAATACAATCTCGGTGGCATCGGCGGCTGGTCCATGGGCTGGATCAACGAAGTCAGTACTCCGGAGCTGTACCCGCTGCTGAAAGAGCGGATCAAATAA
- a CDS encoding S8 family serine peptidase: MLPISTRNPLKQKTIGLKINFFLNVKSFSALLLCFILVFQGIPDGLGEATAAIEISDSSTLPAQSEQTPSENSEQLFITEKYDPAAVRLVVEKTQNTDLDTLAEAVGGELVRTGPLDYCTLQFEGTKDTNEAADILQKTLQVPGVLNASWSKKYQTEGVADTKVFTTAVSDPEYSYQWGLQRVRADQVWQEGVTGQGVVIAVIDTGVDLDHPDLADANGSNLVKGYNAITRSTATLAVQDDNGHGTSVAGLIAARNNNKGIIGVAYNAKIMPIKAMDRNGEGEDAVIADGIIWAVDNGAKIINMSLGSDEETKILDDALQYAADKGCLLIGASGNVSGSTSQVYSHQTVAGTSEVSYPAANPNVLAVSALDSSDVITDFSLTGPEVLLSAPGKRILTDYWSSTETGCAYMTGTSIAAPFVTGAAALLWSKYPGLMADQIKQALIESAYDLGQEGRDDDYGYGRLDIYCALKTFGTLQRYASPTVLGWEGGTVAAGSAGEEPAVELTVPTGAFALQVDSAGTEKKINISISEAKSPGSFPEGIISGSGVYAVSWGEVLPEKVLNLTVKAELPASYAYGSESDYLAYLYRWSGSRWIRIGGGFSTNAAEVEVSIYEPGTYWVGWSPNSNTDRIAGSDRIMTALAIAREVFPTGADTVVIARADDFPDALAGAPLAYKYHAPVLLTYSNELPQEVYQAVQDLNPNEIIILGGTGAVSAAVEAKLANIAAVKRLAGNNRYDTAAAVADMLGTKGQAVVVSGANFPDAIAAASFAAVEGKPILLTSSGILNSETLIALKKSSIITTEVIGGNGAVSGNVLSELPSPVRIGGADRYATSAGVLQEHKTTGQVLYIATGMNFPDALTGGILAATGSSNILLVSQSGLSAGQKVLLSSYKGKTVIAIGGAKALPSSVLTEIRQLGLL; encoded by the coding sequence ATGCTGCCTATAAGCACCAGGAATCCGCTAAAACAAAAAACGATCGGATTGAAAATAAATTTCTTTCTAAACGTAAAAAGTTTTTCAGCACTTTTGCTTTGTTTTATTCTGGTATTTCAAGGCATACCAGACGGCCTGGGGGAGGCCACAGCTGCTATAGAGATATCTGATTCTTCAACACTGCCGGCCCAATCTGAGCAAACGCCAAGCGAAAACAGCGAGCAGCTGTTTATAACGGAAAAATATGATCCGGCAGCCGTACGTTTGGTCGTTGAGAAAACTCAGAACACCGATCTCGATACACTGGCTGAAGCTGTCGGAGGCGAGCTGGTAAGGACCGGGCCGCTTGATTATTGCACACTGCAGTTCGAAGGAACCAAAGATACAAATGAAGCAGCGGATATCCTGCAAAAAACACTTCAAGTCCCGGGAGTTCTAAATGCGTCCTGGAGTAAAAAATATCAGACGGAAGGCGTTGCAGATACGAAAGTTTTCACTACAGCTGTCAGTGATCCCGAATACAGTTACCAGTGGGGGCTGCAAAGGGTAAGGGCCGACCAGGTCTGGCAAGAAGGTGTAACCGGCCAAGGAGTCGTGATTGCCGTGATTGACACCGGCGTAGACCTCGATCATCCGGATCTGGCGGATGCAAACGGCAGCAATCTTGTGAAAGGGTATAACGCGATTACGCGAAGTACTGCGACCTTAGCTGTACAGGACGACAACGGACACGGCACTTCTGTGGCCGGACTGATCGCCGCCCGGAATAATAATAAAGGCATTATCGGAGTCGCCTATAATGCGAAAATCATGCCGATCAAGGCCATGGACAGAAACGGTGAAGGAGAGGATGCCGTCATCGCGGACGGTATTATCTGGGCCGTCGATAACGGTGCTAAGATTATCAATATGAGCCTGGGTTCTGATGAAGAAACCAAAATCCTTGACGACGCGCTGCAGTATGCCGCTGATAAAGGGTGCCTGCTGATTGGAGCTTCGGGTAATGTTTCCGGAAGCACTTCCCAGGTCTACAGCCACCAGACTGTTGCGGGAACCAGCGAGGTGTCTTATCCTGCGGCGAATCCAAACGTTTTGGCTGTCTCGGCTTTGGATTCCTCTGATGTGATTACGGATTTTTCCCTGACAGGACCGGAGGTGCTGCTCTCCGCTCCGGGCAAAAGGATCCTTACCGATTACTGGTCCAGTACAGAGACGGGCTGTGCCTATATGACGGGGACCTCGATCGCGGCACCGTTTGTTACGGGCGCCGCAGCCCTGCTCTGGAGCAAATATCCAGGATTGATGGCCGATCAAATCAAGCAGGCCCTGATAGAATCCGCCTATGATCTCGGGCAGGAGGGCAGGGATGATGACTACGGGTACGGCAGATTGGATATCTACTGTGCGCTGAAGACGTTTGGAACTTTGCAGAGATATGCATCCCCAACCGTTCTGGGCTGGGAAGGCGGCACCGTAGCTGCGGGTAGTGCCGGAGAGGAACCGGCTGTCGAGCTGACCGTCCCGACCGGAGCCTTTGCGTTGCAGGTCGACAGCGCCGGAACGGAAAAAAAGATTAACATTTCCATATCTGAAGCAAAATCTCCGGGCAGTTTTCCTGAAGGGATCATTTCCGGCAGTGGGGTGTATGCAGTCAGCTGGGGAGAAGTACTGCCTGAAAAAGTCCTTAACCTGACGGTCAAAGCAGAGTTGCCTGCCTCATACGCGTACGGATCAGAATCAGACTATCTTGCCTATTTATATCGGTGGAGCGGATCGAGATGGATTAGGATTGGCGGTGGATTCTCTACGAACGCTGCAGAGGTGGAAGTCTCCATCTATGAGCCCGGTACTTATTGGGTTGGCTGGAGTCCGAATTCTAATACGGACAGGATCGCCGGATCGGACCGGATCATGACAGCCTTAGCCATTGCAAGGGAAGTGTTTCCGACCGGTGCAGATACCGTTGTGATTGCCCGCGCTGATGATTTTCCCGATGCGCTGGCCGGAGCACCGCTTGCTTACAAATACCACGCACCTGTCCTGCTGACATACTCTAACGAGCTGCCGCAGGAAGTTTATCAGGCAGTTCAGGATTTGAACCCAAATGAAATTATTATTCTCGGCGGCACGGGGGCTGTTTCAGCTGCCGTCGAAGCAAAGCTCGCCAATATTGCCGCTGTAAAGCGGCTGGCCGGAAACAACCGATATGACACTGCGGCGGCTGTCGCCGACATGCTTGGCACAAAAGGGCAGGCAGTCGTGGTCAGCGGGGCCAACTTTCCGGATGCAATTGCAGCGGCTTCTTTCGCGGCAGTAGAGGGCAAACCAATTTTGTTGACGTCTTCCGGGATCTTAAACAGCGAGACGCTGATTGCTCTGAAGAAAAGTTCCATTATTACTACGGAAGTGATCGGCGGGAACGGAGCGGTCTCAGGAAATGTACTGTCAGAGCTGCCTTCCCCGGTCAGAATCGGCGGTGCGGATCGTTATGCAACGTCTGCAGGCGTTCTCCAAGAACATAAAACTACAGGACAGGTACTATATATAGCTACAGGAATGAATTTTCCCGATGCACTGACCGGAGGAATATTGGCAGCGACAGGCTCATCCAATATTTTGCTCGTTTCCCAAAGTGGTCTGTCTGCCGGTCAAAAAGTTTTGCTGTCATCCTACAAAGGCAAAACGGTGATAGCGATCGGCGGGGCAAAAGCATTGCCGAGTAGTGTCTTGACGGAGATACGGCAGCTCGGATTACTGTAA
- a CDS encoding sugar transferase, whose product MFAKRVLDLLISIPLLIILSPLWLMIVLWIKADSEGPAVFRQERVGRNGALFTIYKFRTMVPNADAVMKEKIELLKKEGKFDPDNFIFQDKDDPRITKSGRFLRKSSLDELPQLLNIINGTMSIVGPRPEVPEIVDQYTPEQRHRLDMPPGVTGLAQVNGRSELTLTETLNYDVEYVQNWRFGLDLKILWKTLFIVLKGKGAY is encoded by the coding sequence TTGTTTGCGAAAAGGGTTTTAGACCTGTTGATTTCCATCCCGCTGCTCATTATTTTATCCCCATTGTGGCTGATGATTGTCCTTTGGATCAAAGCCGATTCCGAAGGTCCTGCAGTCTTCAGGCAAGAAAGAGTCGGACGGAACGGAGCGCTCTTCACAATCTATAAATTCCGGACCATGGTTCCGAATGCTGATGCTGTGATGAAGGAAAAAATCGAGCTGCTGAAAAAAGAAGGCAAGTTTGATCCGGACAACTTCATCTTTCAGGATAAGGATGATCCGCGGATTACGAAGAGCGGCAGATTCTTAAGGAAAAGCAGCCTGGATGAGCTGCCCCAGCTTTTGAATATTATCAACGGTACGATGAGCATCGTCGGTCCGAGGCCGGAAGTCCCGGAAATTGTGGACCAGTATACGCCTGAACAGCGTCATCGGCTGGACATGCCGCCAGGAGTGACCGGTCTAGCCCAGGTCAATGGCCGCAGTGAGCTGACACTCACGGAAACCCTGAATTATGACGTGGAATACGTCCAAAACTGGCGTTTCGGCCTTGATCTGAAGATACTTTGGAAGACCCTTTTTATTGTTTTAAAGGGCAAGGGCGCGTACTAA
- a CDS encoding cell wall-binding repeat-containing protein → MSRTKKIAVLAIIAMVLTLMPAAMFAATADSTRLAGTDRIGTSLEIAGAGWTTASTVILVPADQANLVDALAAAPLAGQENAPILLTGKTALDASVKAKIAALGATKVYVIGAISDAVVAEVNAISGVTATKLAGADRWATANAINAKLTSPAGTFVVGYNSLADALSVASYAAAKDFAIVLTKADGTVDSSKIVGSTTYLVGGTTVVKDYAGATRLSGADRFATNTAVVSTLGFNLGKVYIANGLSLVDALAASSLAGKYTAPILLSNGSSVPAASVVKDKVETVIALGGTNAVSDAVKNSVTAAPIKEITSVAGVDGKVYYSTNAGQFLAFTVNGGRTISLNALENLGYDIEFTATDNVFFGTDVSLTGELFKDDLDGLLVDSFFDFDYTIVVKKDGLIVAESDPVTVRVIDGDYAAASAITSYKLAKVDDADATTTLIDKLSSNTLVKGEYAAVTEVKADTVNGSKNVDILEDVVLSSSNPYVVSISDTTPTVMRAEMPGSATITIESGSVTKTFTINVVGASGVRKASKVTASSSSLKVATTGTAFLQLTVLDQYGDPFVGDEDDAYSYAIDANVYNADSEIIADCAGGDPDTKGKINIAVVDNAAATTGSGSLFIKKVNADGLVGSSVLSLPVAVSAQSAVAKYVIEAANGDSADYTIDLNPEAAAKDKNVNVGLYIMGYTSGGYAVAPAEAAEIAGITEVCPSSFPGMITADAAPALGGLVTVTGSLIPGFTGTSQVKVTTTSGIAVANRTITVKNTAPAITDVTFESVGTVTDTSLPISEVLQVKNIATNGSAGYGKIKIDDATGYIFYDVNVAGDGEDDTYDVGDVPIGKVEVKKYGTGTLSGVALAAGDITWDAGTTGKISIGVTKWGAPTPFKTIVVTIK, encoded by the coding sequence ATGAGTAGAACGAAGAAGATAGCCGTATTAGCTATCATTGCTATGGTTCTGACCTTGATGCCTGCTGCTATGTTTGCTGCAACAGCTGACAGCACCAGACTTGCAGGTACAGACCGAATTGGAACATCTCTAGAAATTGCTGGCGCAGGCTGGACTACTGCTAGTACAGTAATCCTTGTTCCTGCCGATCAAGCCAACCTCGTTGACGCTCTGGCTGCCGCACCTTTAGCCGGCCAGGAAAACGCCCCGATCCTTTTAACAGGCAAAACAGCCCTTGATGCTAGCGTAAAAGCTAAAATCGCTGCCCTGGGTGCTACCAAAGTTTATGTTATCGGTGCTATTTCCGATGCAGTTGTTGCCGAAGTCAATGCGATTTCCGGTGTTACTGCTACGAAGCTTGCTGGTGCTGATCGCTGGGCTACTGCTAATGCAATCAACGCTAAACTGACCAGCCCTGCTGGTACTTTCGTTGTTGGTTACAATTCGCTGGCAGATGCTCTTTCTGTAGCTTCCTATGCTGCAGCTAAAGACTTCGCTATCGTACTGACCAAAGCTGACGGAACTGTAGATTCCTCCAAAATTGTTGGATCCACCACCTACCTGGTAGGCGGAACCACAGTTGTCAAGGATTATGCAGGTGCTACCCGTCTTTCTGGCGCTGACCGTTTTGCAACCAATACTGCAGTTGTATCCACCCTCGGCTTCAACCTGGGCAAAGTTTATATTGCCAATGGCTTAAGCCTTGTTGATGCTCTTGCAGCTTCTTCACTGGCTGGTAAATACACTGCTCCTATTCTTCTTTCCAACGGTTCCAGCGTTCCTGCTGCAAGCGTTGTAAAAGATAAAGTAGAGACAGTTATTGCTCTAGGCGGAACTAATGCCGTTTCTGATGCAGTAAAAAACAGCGTTACAGCTGCACCGATCAAAGAAATCACCTCTGTAGCTGGTGTTGACGGCAAAGTATATTATTCTACTAACGCCGGACAGTTCTTGGCTTTCACCGTAAATGGTGGACGCACAATTAGCCTGAACGCTTTAGAAAACCTTGGTTATGATATTGAGTTTACTGCAACTGACAATGTTTTCTTCGGTACGGATGTCAGCCTTACGGGCGAATTATTCAAGGATGATCTCGATGGCCTTCTGGTTGACAGTTTCTTTGATTTTGACTATACCATCGTAGTTAAGAAAGATGGGCTTATTGTCGCCGAGTCAGATCCTGTAACAGTAAGAGTTATTGATGGTGACTACGCTGCTGCTAGCGCAATCACCTCCTACAAACTGGCTAAAGTTGATGATGCTGATGCAACCACTACCCTTATTGACAAACTCAGCAGCAACACATTGGTTAAGGGCGAGTATGCTGCCGTTACCGAAGTTAAGGCAGATACTGTCAATGGCAGCAAAAACGTTGACATCTTAGAAGATGTTGTACTAAGTTCTTCGAATCCGTATGTTGTATCTATCTCTGACACTACTCCTACGGTTATGCGTGCAGAAATGCCTGGATCTGCAACGATTACAATCGAATCGGGTTCGGTAACAAAAACATTTACCATCAATGTAGTAGGTGCTTCCGGAGTACGTAAAGCGAGCAAAGTTACAGCTAGCTCTTCTTCTCTAAAAGTTGCTACTACCGGTACAGCATTTCTTCAATTGACTGTTTTAGACCAGTACGGCGATCCATTCGTTGGTGATGAAGATGATGCATATAGTTACGCTATTGATGCTAACGTCTATAATGCAGACAGCGAGATAATTGCTGATTGTGCTGGTGGAGACCCTGATACTAAAGGAAAAATAAACATTGCAGTGGTTGACAATGCTGCAGCTACAACAGGATCCGGTTCCCTCTTTATTAAAAAAGTTAACGCTGATGGTTTAGTTGGTTCCTCAGTGTTAAGCTTACCAGTCGCTGTTTCCGCCCAATCTGCTGTTGCTAAATATGTTATTGAAGCTGCTAATGGGGATTCTGCCGATTACACAATCGACCTTAACCCAGAAGCTGCTGCAAAAGACAAAAATGTAAATGTAGGTCTCTATATTATGGGATACACTTCGGGCGGATATGCGGTAGCTCCTGCAGAAGCTGCTGAGATTGCTGGAATCACAGAAGTATGTCCTTCTAGCTTCCCTGGTATGATAACCGCAGATGCTGCTCCGGCTCTTGGTGGCCTTGTTACAGTAACTGGAAGCCTTATTCCTGGATTTACTGGAACTTCCCAGGTTAAGGTCACAACAACATCTGGTATAGCTGTTGCCAACAGGACGATTACGGTTAAAAACACTGCTCCTGCAATTACAGATGTAACTTTTGAATCTGTAGGCACAGTAACAGACACCAGCCTGCCGATTTCCGAAGTTCTGCAAGTTAAGAATATTGCAACCAACGGTTCCGCTGGTTATGGTAAAATCAAGATCGACGATGCTACTGGTTATATCTTCTATGATGTAAATGTTGCTGGTGACGGCGAAGATGATACCTATGATGTTGGCGATGTACCGATTGGTAAAGTTGAAGTTAAGAAATATGGTACTGGAACCCTTAGCGGTGTGGCTCTGGCAGCTGGTGATATTACCTGGGATGCTGGCACAACTGGCAAAATCTCCATCGGTGTCACTAAATGGGGAGCTCCTACGCCATTCAAGACTATCGTAGTAACAATTAAATAA